A region of Trypanosoma brucei brucei TREU927 chromosome 1, complete sequence DNA encodes the following proteins:
- a CDS encoding hypothetical protein, unlikely (GPI-Anchor Signal predicted for Tb927.1.4150 by DGPI v2.04 with cleavage site probability 0.124699995 near 70), which yields METPFGEVIDKPYTVFIFLLHFIFCCIFAFVLVDGSLGRLVIVRCRAFIYITPVNKYMRIFTVSVVALLSSFSCPKNPVANIGEDKILFCFLRFFFYFTALLIVFSSF from the coding sequence ATGGAAACGCCTTTTGGTGAGGTCATAGATAAACCTTATActgtttttatatttctcctccattttatattttgttgtatCTTCGCCTTTGTCCTTGTGGACGGATCGTTGGGGCGACTAGTGATCGTTCGCTGCCGCGCGTTCATTTACATTACTccagtaaataaatatatgcgcATATTTACTGTGTCGGTGGTTGCGCTTttatcctctttttcatGCCCCAAAAACCCTGTAGCAAACATTGGTGAAGACAAGatacttttctgttttctacgtttttttttttactttaccgCTTTACTCATcgtcttttcctccttttaa